In Cryptococcus gattii WM276 chromosome B, complete sequence, the DNA window TCCATTCTCcattcttctccatcaCTTTTGCGAGGACATactttcttttctccaAAAAAGGTTCTACTTCGGACATGATGATATCATTtggggaagagagaagCGCTAGCAGCTGCTCTGTAGGTTCCTGAGAGTCATTGGGAAGCAGAGTCAGCAGTTTTGCGAGTGTCGTGTCGATCACCTAAGTCATGTGTATCAGCTCGGTGCTGTTAGGAACGTATGGCAAAACATTCACCATGTCAATCTTCCGACTATCCAAACCTCTGGCACCTCCGCCTTTTCTTCGAACAACGCGTATCTTTGACAAGACTTCCGCCAGCATCTTGTTTGCTTCCTTTTCCAATGCTTGTCGGAGGTCGGTTGACGCCGGGGAGAGAGACGTAGATGGAGTGAGGTGAGGAGAGTAGTTTCTCTTGATGGACGAGGTTACTGCTCTCCATTAGCATCCCGGTAAAACAGTGCCTACTTGAGACGGCTTACTCATATCATCCACCAAATCCATGTCCATAAATGTACTTGTCAGTCCGGAAGGTatctctccctcttcttctgagCCGATCATCTTCCCTCTCAACCCTTCAAATAACCTGACGACCCATCTCGGATCCACTTTTCCCTTGACCCAGTACTCCGTTGCCTTTTCAAATGACGCAGATAGTGTGAGCTGCGAAGCAAGGACGAGAGACAAGTAACGAATGAGTTGGGAAGTATTGAGAGTGTCTATGGGGGAAGGCGATGGTTCGATAGTTCCCTTGCGGTAGCGACGGCGGATATCAGATACGAGCGATGCAGCCTCACTCAGTTGGTGCTTTTCACATAGATTTTCGAGATCCATGATGGGAGGGGCTGGGATGAGTGAAAGAATAGAGGATGGCGTAACGAGGAATGTTTCAGACATTGCTGTTATAAATGCGGGAGACTTGTCTGCAGTGCGTTCAAAAGTCGGCTTGGACGAGGATGGGGGGGTGAGCCCAGACCCTGCAGGTggatcatcttcctcatctttTATCGAGTCCCCTTGcacttcttcttgtcttttACTTTGCTCCCCAGTAGTGGCTGGGGCCTCGATCCCAATCTTAGAAGCAATCTTGCCACTCAAAAACCTCATTTTGGAGGGTTTCAATTTTTCCCCACTAAACACGTCACTGACCCTCACCCCGTAAGGGGAGTAGCTCAGAGACGTGGCGTTTGTTCCAGCTGGAAGCGGTATAACTTGAGCAGGGCTGTCGAGATCTGATAGGGAGTGGATGGATATGGTTTGGTCAGAAAGTAGAGCTATAATCCAATTTGACTCGAAGGCTGTCCATCAATGTCAGCGAGTGAATGATAAAGTAGGATCGTGAAGAGAGTGGACTTACTTATGGATAATGGGTGACTCGTCCACGCGATCGTTCCTCTGACTGGATCACCCTGCCCGTTTAAGAACACACCCATCGTTGATGTTCCGGTATAACTAGTGACGAGGAACTCTTTTTCATCAGGAATAACCACAATGTTTGCATTCACTGCTTCCTTTCCTTCACCGTCTTCACCTTCTAAAGGCGGTACTTGGGATACTGGTAGTACCTCCGTGAGTGACGCATCTGATAAATCGATGACACAGTTGACCGTTTGGGACGTCTCGGAAGAGAGCAGGGCACAACAGAGGTAGGTTTGGAACAGAGCATGGGCAATGGGAGCCGATGGAAGCGGTATTTCCTGCGCAAAGTATCAGCATTAAAAAGCCCTATTGTGCCGTGGATCAAGTACAAACTTTAATGGATTGAAGCCTATTTCCAAGCCTATAGATTCCGAGAACTCTTCGACGAGCAATGACAATAGTCATATCCGCCTTTTCTTCTGGCCCCGGCTCATAATCAAGATCGTCATCGTTCAGTATAATGGACATTACTCCACGCATGACCGGTATTATATTACTTGGGATGGGTTCCAAGGACGGAAGAGAGAGCGCGTGCATTGTGCCGTCTATGGATCGTTAGCTGGTCAACTTGGTGTTATTGCGTCCTGAATTAGCCCACCGGATATAGCAAACAGCTTGGATACTTTTGGGAGAATGTACATCTTACTGACTGGTCGACGAGGGAATAGAGTATGTTTATGCCGCATCACCCACCCATTTGTCTACAGCTGGTAAGCCAGTTCACGAAGCAAGGCTTCAAGGGATGACTAACCTGAGGATACGCTGATCCTTCGCACACCCACCATTCCACTGTACCGTCAGAAGCTCCGACGTAGAGATTGTACCCGTAGCCTTCCACGCATCTGATCTCTCTTTGTTCACTGTTGTTATCATTGCCGTTGCGGGCGGGCGATTGAGATGGTAAGGAATGGGGAGGTGAGCTGTGCTGCGCATCGAACTGGAGGAGATCTGACGGCGTGCAGAAGTGTGGGATGAGGGGCTGGAGATGGTAAGGGGAGAGCATGACGGTGGGTGTGTGGTTGAGCAGAGTGGCCTGCTGGCAAGGGCAGATAATagagaggatggaggtATGATCGGCGGTAAGTGGTGACGTGGAAGAAAAGGACGACCCTGGATCCAGGGGAGGAATGGCCGGAAGCGGAATGGCCGCATCCTATTGGGGTCGTTCTCCAAGCTACTCGCTACTTTTATTTGTTTGCCATCACACACAGCGCTCACTATCCCACTCACTATTACACCTCCTCCGCCACCCTTCCTTCCATCCCCCGGCGCCCGCCACCGCAAAAACACACTAGCATCCCTCCCCGCCCCGCTTTTCCCCCTTCTCCAGCCGCCCTTGCCACCCACTCCACCCACCCACAATTTCCATTTCTCTTTTACACCGCCCAGCCGCCAGTCTTTTCACTCACGCCCCTCCCCTCCTTTCTCAGCACCGCATTCCGGCTTACGCCCACGATACATAGTAGGAACGCTTAGGAATAATCGCCGTCACCCATCCCTCGCCCGTACCGAGGCTGACATAGCACCCAAACATCTTTGTAATTAAAAATACGCTAGAGACTCCTCTTGCGCCACCGCTCCAGTTAAATACCGGCGACTCGTTTCACCATGCCGTCGCCGCCTCCTCAGCCGGTTCCCACGCGGTCAACCCGCTCCTCCAATCCCC includes these proteins:
- a CDS encoding Hypothetical Protein (Similar to TIGR gene model, INSD accession AAW40759.1), producing MLSPYHLQPLIPHFCTPSDLLQFDAQHSSPPHSLPSQSPARNGNDNNSEQREIRCVEGYGYNLYVGASDGTVEWWVCEGSAYPQTNGWVMRHKHTLFPRRPVSKMYILPKVSKLFAISDGTMHALSLPSLEPIPSNIIPVMRGVMSIILNDDDLDYEPGPEEKADMTIVIARRRVLGIYRLGNRLQSIKEIPLPSAPIAHALFQTYLCCALLSSETSQTVNCVIDLSDASLTEVLPVSQVPPLEGEDGEGKEAVNANIVVIPDEKEFLVTSYTGTSTMGVFLNGQGDPVRGTIAWTSHPLSITFESNWIIALLSDQTISIHSLSDLDSPAQVIPLPAGTNATSLSYSPYGVRVSDVFSGEKLKPSKMRFLSGKIASKIGIEAPATTGEQSKRQEEVQGDSIKDEEDDPPAGSGLTPPSSSKPTFERTADKSPAFITAMSETFLVTPSSILSLIPAPPIMDLENLCEKHQLSEAASLVSDIRRRYRKGTIEPSPSPIDTLNTSQLIRYLSLVLASQLTLSASFEKATEYWVKGKVDPRWVVRLFEGLRGKMIGSEEEGEIPSGLTSTFMDMDLVDDMITSSIKRNYSPHLTPSTSLSPASTDLRQALEKEANKMLAEVLSKIRVVRRKGGGARGLDSRKIDMVIDTTLAKLLTLLPNDSQEPTEQLLALLSSPNDIIMSEVEPFLEKRKYVLAKVMEKNGEWTRVLDILRELVESGNQDPMCKDPVREMAIALINVQDVDIWADHVLWLAAKRPEKALEVIINHPPAALSPSNFLPRLQPYPETHQAYLEHIVVKQRSPSWDLHQQLLCSLLDEIQRIIVDDGVKYHLDELQEEYRKETERTAEFKGKERETFIYFFARLAPDTPIKRLRLKLAFFLHGSPFYNIAQAEQRLEGMEQLVYEKAIVYGKLGKHKPALQLLALTLSDPLSAQTYATTSGEILPPRLARSASSISGIGALEPWATLGEVGKRKKVKGDGGKLEEALVQDLLDVYMQDGTPLSLHCASTLLNTLPHLLPLYPVLKSMPASWPLNIVSPFFVRSMRRGTHKRWEGMVTKGVARGEFAEVDERWLEEMRKIDPVVKEADPDTGAGDAIWDEKLDEREEFTALEENGKRQQEVFSEKMPLQGTDAGRTRHV